A window of the Moorena sp. SIOASIH genome harbors these coding sequences:
- a CDS encoding glycosyltransferase family 2 protein: MFSIYILTYNEELDIAACIESANLSDDVIIVDSISSDRTVEIASQYPVRVVQHAFESHGRQRTWMLKEVPTKYEWVYILEADERMTPELFAECQGAIQRQEHVAYYVAERVMFMNRWIRYSTQYPRYQLRLFRKDKVWFDDYGHTEREVCDGPTGFIKETYPHYTNSKGFTRWIDKHNRYSSDEAIETLRQLEQGTVEWRDLFFGRSEVERRRALKNLSLRLPWRPVLRFIYMYFLLGGFLDGQAGFTWCTLQAFYEYLILVKLWELKHPMHPPSSRVMSSTSQGSKDSDASQVTSSSS; this comes from the coding sequence ATGTTCTCGATCTATATCCTGACCTACAACGAAGAACTAGATATTGCTGCTTGTATCGAGTCAGCCAATCTCTCGGACGATGTGATTATCGTAGATTCAATCAGTAGCGATCGCACTGTAGAAATTGCTAGTCAGTATCCGGTGCGAGTTGTGCAGCACGCCTTTGAAAGTCACGGACGTCAGCGCACCTGGATGCTAAAGGAAGTGCCCACCAAGTACGAATGGGTCTATATCCTTGAAGCTGATGAACGCATGACCCCTGAGTTATTTGCCGAATGCCAGGGAGCAATACAACGACAGGAGCATGTGGCTTATTACGTTGCAGAGCGGGTCATGTTCATGAATCGCTGGATTCGCTACTCTACTCAGTATCCCCGTTACCAACTACGGCTGTTTCGTAAGGACAAGGTTTGGTTTGATGATTATGGTCATACGGAACGGGAAGTATGTGATGGACCGACTGGTTTCATCAAGGAAACTTACCCTCACTACACCAACAGTAAGGGATTTACCCGCTGGATTGATAAACACAATCGCTACTCTAGCGACGAAGCTATCGAAACCTTGCGCCAGTTGGAGCAAGGAACTGTTGAGTGGCGAGACCTATTTTTTGGGCGTTCGGAAGTAGAAAGACGCCGTGCCCTCAAAAACTTGTCCTTACGCTTGCCCTGGCGACCTGTATTGCGTTTTATATACATGTATTTCCTACTGGGAGGCTTCCTGGATGGTCAAGCCGGGTTTACCTGGTGTACCTTACAAGCATTTTATGAGTATCTGATATTGGTCAAACTTTGGGAACTCAAGCATCCCATGCACCCTCCCAGTAGCCGTGTCATGTCCTCAACTTCCCAAGGCTCAAAAGACTCTGATGCTAGCCAGGTCACTTCATCCTCATCCTAG
- a CDS encoding DUF502 domain-containing protein, translated as MFEGLKQDLKNDLIAGILVVIPLATTIWLTITIANWVINFLTRIPKQINPFDNLHPILVNLLNLAVGLTVPLLFIMLIGLMARNIVGRWLLDLGEKILQAIPLAGSVYKTLKQILETLLQDSKTKFSRVILVEYPRQGVWAIAFVTGVVSAQLQSHMNRPMLSVFIPTTPNPTSGWYAMVPEQDVINLSMSIEDAFKVLLSGGIVSPDSPAIPINLQQPPEKQPLEEPLPEMIQQVLPTEET; from the coding sequence GTGTTCGAGGGCTTGAAGCAGGATCTAAAAAATGACCTAATTGCGGGGATTCTAGTGGTAATTCCCCTGGCTACCACAATCTGGCTGACGATTACAATCGCCAACTGGGTGATAAATTTTTTAACTAGAATTCCCAAACAAATTAACCCTTTTGATAATCTCCACCCCATCTTAGTAAATTTGCTTAATTTAGCAGTGGGACTGACAGTACCACTACTATTTATTATGCTGATTGGCTTAATGGCACGCAACATTGTTGGACGGTGGTTGCTAGATTTGGGTGAGAAAATATTGCAGGCGATTCCCTTAGCTGGCTCAGTCTACAAAACCCTTAAACAGATTTTGGAAACCCTTTTACAGGATTCTAAAACTAAGTTTAGTCGGGTGATTTTGGTAGAGTATCCTCGCCAAGGAGTCTGGGCGATCGCTTTCGTCACAGGTGTTGTCAGTGCACAACTCCAATCCCACATGAATCGCCCGATGTTGAGCGTTTTCATACCTACTACTCCTAATCCCACCAGTGGCTGGTATGCTATGGTTCCTGAACAGGACGTCATTAATCTTTCGATGTCCATCGAAGATGCCTTTAAAGTATTGCTCTCAGGTGGAATTGTTAGCCCAGATAGCCCGGCAATCCCAATTAACCTACAGCAGCCTCCTGAAAAGCAACCATTGGAAGAACCATTGCCTGAGATGATACAGCAGGTTTTGCCAACAGAAGAAACCTAA
- the nusB gene encoding transcription antitermination factor NusB, protein MQPRRIARELALLSISQMPNSPERLDTQQLNNLVLAAIRTLTGEIQEALETAAAELKRGSDRILESETRATDVRSARAMVTDAIELTEKAINHLGSAVEIPEIVQLSNTAEVRSYTLEILKAVSRRQLEIDQMLNQALKDWQLKRLPRIDRDILRMAVAEIAFLGIPDRVAINEAVELAKRYSDEEGHRFINGVLRRANELIKTQALPQ, encoded by the coding sequence ATGCAACCTCGCAGAATTGCCCGTGAACTGGCTCTTTTGAGCATCTCTCAGATGCCCAACTCACCAGAGCGGTTGGATACACAACAACTGAATAATCTGGTGCTGGCGGCTATTCGTACCCTGACTGGAGAAATTCAAGAGGCTTTAGAAACGGCGGCGGCTGAATTGAAACGGGGTAGCGATCGCATTCTCGAAAGTGAAACTCGCGCTACTGATGTACGTAGTGCTAGAGCAATGGTAACGGATGCAATTGAGTTAACTGAGAAAGCGATCAATCACTTGGGAAGTGCGGTAGAGATTCCCGAAATTGTCCAGTTGTCTAATACGGCTGAAGTCCGTAGCTATACCCTAGAAATTCTCAAAGCTGTCAGTCGTAGACAGCTTGAGATTGATCAGATGTTGAACCAAGCCCTTAAAGATTGGCAACTGAAGCGCTTGCCCCGTATTGACCGGGATATTCTGCGGATGGCTGTGGCTGAAATTGCGTTTTTAGGTATCCCAGACCGAGTCGCAATTAATGAAGCAGTGGAACTGGCTAAACGCTACAGTGATGAAGAGGGACACCGTTTTATTAATGGTGTCTTGCGTCGTGCCAATGAGTTGATTAAAACTCAAGCTCTACCACAATAG